Proteins from one Alysiella filiformis genomic window:
- a CDS encoding YidB family protein → MSLLNSLLSTAASSLLSDTDGNGQIQAIELFQKLTQQNGGVGAVLAQLQQSGLDSIVQSWVGNGDNAPVGADQLQNALGGGLAQAAAQMGLDGNQASSLLAQYLPQIVNGLTPNGNAADADGFGMDDIARLAMQFLNK, encoded by the coding sequence ATGAGCTTACTCAATTCTTTGCTTTCTACTGCCGCCTCGTCTTTATTGTCTGACACAGATGGCAACGGTCAAATTCAAGCCATTGAATTGTTTCAAAAATTAACGCAACAAAATGGTGGTGTGGGCGCGGTGTTGGCGCAATTACAACAAAGCGGTTTGGACAGCATTGTGCAAAGCTGGGTGGGCAATGGCGACAACGCCCCAGTGGGCGCAGACCAACTGCAAAACGCTTTGGGTGGCGGTTTGGCGCAAGCCGCCGCGCAAATGGGCTTGGATGGCAATCAAGCCAGTAGCCTGTTGGCACAATATTTGCCCCAAATCGTCAATGGCTTAACCCCCAATGGCAACGCAGCAGACGCAGACGGCTTTGGCATGGACGACATTGCACGCCTTGCCATGCAATTTTTGAATAAATGA
- the radC gene encoding RadC family protein — translation MSIKHWAEDERPREKLLEHGVATLSDAELLAILLRVGTRGKNAVELARDLLRYFGSLSAVMHATPDELYQHKGMGEASFAQFATVLEIGRRVLHEALRDKPILSSPQQVGDYLRLRIGREKVEVALVLLLNQQNQLMSCEELSRGTVAHNTVYIREVLKLALQHHASAIVFAHNHPSGSLEPSAEDLVLTQRLQSALHLLDIQLLDHFIITAHGWVSFQQRAWLAPIQAA, via the coding sequence ATGAGCATCAAACATTGGGCAGAAGACGAACGCCCACGCGAAAAATTATTGGAACACGGCGTTGCCACATTGAGCGATGCCGAATTGTTGGCAATTTTATTGCGTGTTGGCACGCGCGGCAAAAATGCGGTGGAATTGGCGCGTGATTTGTTGCGCTATTTTGGCAGTTTGAGTGCGGTCATGCACGCCACGCCCGATGAATTGTATCAACACAAAGGCATGGGCGAAGCCAGTTTTGCCCAATTTGCCACCGTGTTGGAAATTGGGCGGCGCGTGTTGCACGAAGCCTTGCGCGATAAACCGATTTTGTCTTCGCCGCAGCAGGTGGGCGATTATTTGCGTTTGCGGATTGGGCGCGAAAAGGTGGAAGTTGCCCTTGTTTTGTTGCTCAATCAACAAAATCAGTTGATGAGCTGTGAAGAATTGTCGCGCGGCACGGTGGCGCACAACACGGTGTACATTCGTGAAGTGCTGAAATTGGCATTGCAACACCACGCCAGCGCGATTGTTTTTGCCCACAATCACCCATCAGGCAGCCTTGAACCGTCTGCCGAAGACCTTGTTTTAACACAACGTTTGCAATCGGCTTTGCATTTGTTGGACATTCAACTGCTTGACCATTTTATCATCACGGCACATGGTTGGGTGTCGTTTCAACAACGTGCTTGGCTCGCGCCGATTCAGGCAGCCTGA
- a CDS encoding M48 family metallopeptidase, which translates to MRKQTFNAWLCASFIALSACSVVDSGALNQEAAQEYRATVAQAHKQGALDNTSATSQRIQQVFRRMVPHAQAANKTGQAFNWELAVIRSDELNAWAMPGGKMAVYTGIVEKLKLSDDEIAAIVGHEMTHALLEHSKKEANRSVGLGILTQLGGNALAAYTGVNPELVGLGVNLASDLGVQKPFSRSAEREADVGGLKLMAQAGYNPQAAVTVWQKMNAMENNNTVLNKIASTHPTNNARIKLIQDELPKVMPLYQQAVGRK; encoded by the coding sequence ATGCGAAAACAAACCTTTAACGCATGGCTTTGTGCCAGTTTCATTGCCCTATCTGCCTGTTCGGTGGTGGACAGTGGCGCACTCAACCAAGAAGCCGCGCAAGAATACCGCGCCACCGTAGCCCAAGCCCACAAACAAGGCGCATTGGACAACACATCTGCCACATCACAACGCATACAACAGGTGTTCCGCCGCATGGTGCCACACGCCCAAGCCGCCAACAAAACAGGACAAGCCTTTAATTGGGAATTGGCGGTGATTCGTTCCGATGAATTGAATGCGTGGGCAATGCCAGGGGGCAAAATGGCGGTGTACACAGGCATTGTGGAAAAATTAAAATTGAGCGATGACGAAATCGCCGCCATTGTGGGACACGAAATGACCCACGCCCTGCTGGAACACAGCAAAAAAGAAGCCAATCGCAGCGTGGGTTTGGGGATTTTAACGCAATTAGGCGGCAACGCTTTGGCGGCATACACAGGCGTGAACCCCGAATTGGTGGGATTGGGCGTGAATTTAGCCAGCGATTTGGGCGTACAAAAACCATTTAGCCGCAGCGCAGAACGCGAAGCCGATGTGGGCGGATTAAAATTGATGGCACAAGCAGGTTACAATCCCCAAGCCGCCGTAACCGTGTGGCAAAAAATGAACGCCATGGAAAACAACAACACCGTTTTGAACAAAATCGCGTCCACCCACCCCACCAATAATGCGCGAATCAAATTGATTCAAGACGAATTGCCCAAAGTCATGCCGTTGTATCAACAGGCAGTTGGGCGAAAATAA
- a CDS encoding peptidylprolyl isomerase, with amino-acid sequence MAVKLHTNFGVITLELDHQNAPITAANFEQYVKDGFYDGVIFHRVIKGFMIQGGGMDADMNEKPTRESIQNEAHNGLKNDKYTIAMARTSAPHSASAQFFINTAHNDFLNFRGKELHGKPVVQEWGYAVFGKVTDGFDAVDAIENVATKRHGYHDDVPVDAVVITKAEIV; translated from the coding sequence ATGGCAGTGAAATTGCATACCAACTTCGGCGTGATTACTTTGGAACTCGACCACCAAAACGCCCCCATTACCGCCGCCAATTTTGAACAATATGTGAAAGACGGTTTTTACGATGGTGTGATTTTTCATCGCGTGATTAAAGGTTTCATGATTCAAGGCGGCGGCATGGACGCTGACATGAACGAAAAACCCACCCGCGAATCCATCCAAAACGAAGCACACAATGGCTTGAAAAACGACAAATACACCATTGCGATGGCGCGTACTTCCGCACCGCATTCAGCCAGCGCACAGTTTTTCATCAACACCGCCCACAATGATTTCTTGAATTTCCGTGGCAAAGAATTGCACGGCAAACCTGTGGTGCAAGAATGGGGCTATGCCGTATTTGGCAAAGTAACAGATGGCTTTGACGCGGTGGACGCGATTGAAAACGTGGCAACCAAACGCCATGGCTACCACGATGATGTGCCTGTTGATGCGGTGGTGATTACCAAAGCAGAAATCGTTTAA
- a CDS encoding sulfurtransferase TusA family protein — protein MNEMTLDLKGLKCPMPILHSKKALAKLESGTLLTVLATDAGAPDDFVAFCQHTGHELLSSTAQDGVFTLVIRRK, from the coding sequence ATGAATGAAATGACTTTGGATTTAAAGGGCTTAAAATGCCCCATGCCCATTTTGCACAGCAAAAAAGCCTTGGCAAAACTGGAAAGCGGCACATTGCTCACCGTGCTGGCAACCGATGCGGGTGCGCCCGATGATTTTGTCGCGTTTTGCCAACATACAGGGCATGAATTGCTGTCAAGTACCGCGCAAGATGGGGTGTTTACCCTTGTGATTCGGCGCAAATAA
- a CDS encoding sulfite exporter TauE/SafE family protein has translation MWTFDLIMALLLAGAAAGFLAGLLGVGGGTIIVPIVLWLLHQQGVIGEYNQHIALGTSFAIMVFTTLSSAWAQHKRQAINWHIVRYLSPAMVVGSLVGSAVAKYLPTAFLQGFFIVFLYVISVQMLLKLKPKPTRQLPQKWGLLGAGKVIGLLSSWVGIGGGSLSVPFMVYCNVPMHMATGTSAALAWAMSVSGLLGFVATGWGVAGLPEHTLGFIYLPAVAALAVCTMTFAPLGVKVAHKMSPDKLKMAMGILLLLIATQMLWKMMG, from the coding sequence ATGTGGACATTTGATTTAATCATGGCTTTGCTGCTGGCGGGTGCGGCGGCAGGTTTTTTGGCAGGCTTGTTGGGCGTGGGCGGTGGCACGATTATTGTGCCGATTGTGCTGTGGCTGTTGCACCAGCAGGGCGTGATTGGCGAATACAATCAACACATTGCCTTGGGGACATCGTTTGCGATTATGGTGTTTACCACTTTGTCCAGCGCGTGGGCGCAACACAAGCGGCAGGCAATCAATTGGCACATTGTGCGGTATTTGTCGCCAGCTATGGTTGTGGGCAGTTTGGTGGGTTCGGCGGTGGCAAAATATTTGCCCACGGCGTTTTTGCAAGGTTTTTTTATTGTGTTTTTGTATGTGATTTCGGTGCAGATGTTGTTGAAATTGAAACCGAAACCCACACGCCAATTACCTCAAAAATGGGGTTTATTGGGGGCAGGTAAAGTGATTGGTTTGTTGTCCAGTTGGGTGGGGATTGGTGGTGGTTCGCTTTCCGTTCCCTTTATGGTGTATTGCAATGTGCCGATGCACATGGCAACAGGCACTTCGGCGGCTTTGGCTTGGGCGATGTCGGTGTCGGGATTGTTGGGTTTTGTGGCAACGGGCTGGGGCGTGGCAGGGCTGCCTGAACACACTTTGGGATTCATCTATTTGCCTGCGGTGGCGGCATTGGCGGTGTGTACGATGACTTTCGCCCCTTTGGGCGTGAAGGTGGCACACAAAATGTCGCCCGATAAATTGAAAATGGCAATGGGCATTTTGCTTTTGCTCATTGCCACGCAAATGCTTTGGAAAATGATGGGCTAA
- a CDS encoding prephenate dehydrogenase encodes MLRQITLIGVGLIGGSLVLDLKRHKQVQTVYGIDLDSENLNRALERHVIDRAFGEICAEAISSADWVVVATPVATLPSICAKLATWLPEHAIVSDVGSTKVSAIEAFRQHLPRHFARCVASHPIAGSDRSGALAAQFALYQNKKLILCPHEQQDSACLNTVAKLWQSVGAHTHIMPADEHDEIFAAVSHLPHLLAFAYVHQMLDHPKGAHYLDFAGSGFRDFTRIAASNPEMWADIMLANQSSMLDLIAAQQNQLAYLSGCLKSGNKAALRDYFQAAKQIREDWGDKQ; translated from the coding sequence ATGTTGCGGCAAATCACTTTAATTGGCGTGGGTTTGATTGGCGGCTCGCTGGTGCTGGATTTGAAACGCCACAAGCAAGTCCAAACCGTTTATGGCATTGATTTGGATAGCGAAAACCTCAATCGCGCTCTGGAACGCCACGTTATAGACCGCGCATTTGGCGAAATTTGTGCCGAAGCCATTTCATCGGCAGATTGGGTGGTCGTTGCCACGCCTGTGGCGACTTTGCCGTCCATTTGCGCCAAATTGGCAACATGGCTGCCTGAACACGCCATTGTGAGCGATGTGGGCAGCACCAAAGTTTCTGCGATTGAGGCTTTCAGGCAGCATTTGCCGCGTCATTTTGCGCGTTGCGTGGCAAGCCACCCGATTGCAGGTTCTGACCGAAGTGGCGCGTTGGCGGCGCAATTTGCCTTGTATCAAAACAAAAAATTGATTTTGTGTCCGCACGAACAGCAAGATTCAGCCTGCCTGAACACGGTGGCGAAATTGTGGCAAAGCGTGGGCGCACACACCCACATCATGCCAGCCGATGAACACGATGAGATTTTTGCGGCGGTGTCGCATTTGCCGCATTTGTTGGCATTTGCCTATGTTCATCAAATGCTTGACCACCCCAAAGGCGCACATTATTTGGATTTTGCTGGGAGCGGTTTTCGGGATTTCACGCGCATTGCCGCCAGCAATCCCGAAATGTGGGCAGACATTATGCTGGCAAATCAAAGCAGTATGCTGGATTTGATTGCAGCACAACAAAATCAGTTGGCGTATCTTTCAGGCTGCCTGAAATCGGGCAACAAAGCCGCATTGCGCGATTATTTTCAGGCAGCCAAGCAAATCCGCGAAGATTGGGGCGACAAACAGTAA
- a CDS encoding 3'-5' exonuclease, with the protein MTPILTFDIETIPDTAAIRLLEKLPESLTDAEVAEYAFQQRRAKTGSDFMPHHLHKIVAISCCLRWGDKIHIGTLGKPDSSESETIAEFFKLIDKYTPQLVSWNGGGFDLPVLHYRALVHGIQAARYWDMGDGDFRDSKDFKWNNYISRYHSRHCDLMDLLAMYTGRANAPLDDLAKMCGFVGKMGMDGSQVWQAFLDGKINEIRDYCETDVANTYLVYQRFRLMTGALNPQEYEHEVEKLHEYLVELADEKAHWAEFLDAWL; encoded by the coding sequence ATGACCCCCATACTCACATTTGACATTGAAACCATACCCGACACAGCCGCCATTCGCCTGCTGGAAAAGCTGCCTGAAAGCCTAACGGACGCGGAAGTTGCCGAATACGCCTTCCAACAACGCCGTGCGAAAACGGGCAGCGATTTCATGCCCCATCATTTGCACAAAATTGTGGCAATTTCATGCTGCCTGCGTTGGGGCGACAAAATCCACATCGGCACACTCGGCAAACCCGACAGCAGCGAAAGCGAAACCATCGCCGAATTTTTCAAATTGATTGACAAATACACGCCACAGCTCGTGAGCTGGAACGGCGGCGGTTTTGACTTGCCCGTGTTGCACTATCGCGCTTTGGTGCACGGCATTCAGGCTGCGCGTTATTGGGACATGGGCGATGGCGATTTCCGCGACAGCAAAGATTTCAAATGGAACAACTACATAAGCCGCTACCATTCGCGCCATTGTGATTTGATGGATTTGTTGGCAATGTACACAGGTCGCGCCAATGCGCCTTTGGACGATTTGGCGAAAATGTGCGGCTTTGTCGGCAAAATGGGCATGGACGGCAGCCAAGTTTGGCAAGCCTTTTTGGACGGCAAAATCAACGAAATCCGCGATTATTGCGAAACCGATGTGGCAAACACCTACCTTGTTTACCAAAGATTCAGATTGATGACAGGCGCACTCAATCCACAAGAATACGAACACGAAGTGGAAAAATTGCACGAATACCTTGTTGAATTGGCAGATGAAAAAGCCCATTGGGCTGAATTTTTGGACGCTTGGTTGTGA